The Panicum virgatum strain AP13 chromosome 5K, P.virgatum_v5, whole genome shotgun sequence genome has a window encoding:
- the LOC120707777 gene encoding RNA polymerase II transcriptional coactivator KELP-like, which produces MDEATKKKVEATVLEILRGSDMDSVTEYKVRSAAADRLGIDLSAPDRKLFVRGVVEGYLTSLSSQEVEEEQKQQGGAGEEAKGDEDEEEEEEEEEEEEEGGARKREYDDQGDLILCRLSTKRRVTLSEFKGRTLVSIREFYLKDGKELPTSKGISMTVEQWEAFRNAVPAIEDAIKKLEDSD; this is translated from the exons ATGGACGAggcgacgaagaagaaggtggagGCGACGGTGCTGGAGATCCTCCGGGGCTCCGACATGGATTCAGTGACGGAGTACAAggtccgctccgccgccgccgaccgcctcgGCATCGACCTCTCCGCCCCCGACCGCAAGCTCTTCGTCCGCGGCGTCGTGGAGGGGTACCtcacctccctctcctcccaggAGGTGGAGGAAGAGCAGAAGCagcagggcggcgccggcgaggaggcgaagggggacgaggacgaggaggaagaggaagaggaagaagaggaggaagaggaggggggtGCGCGGAAGCGGGAGTACGACGACCAGGGGGACCTTATCCTCTGCCGC TTGTCGACCAAGAGGAGGGTGACGCTGTCGGAGTTCAAGGGGAGGACGCTGGTGTCCATCCGCGAATTCTACTTGAAGGACGGCAAGGAGCTGCCAACCAGCAAAG GAATAAGTATGACAGTCGAGCAGTGGGAAGCATTCCGCAATGCTGTGCCTGCGATAGAGGATGCAATAAAAAAGCTTGAAGATTCAGACTGA
- the LOC120707773 gene encoding uncharacterized protein LOC120707773: MHKSKGKLSGVLHKGFKPDKCKTSLRMAVARIKLLRNRKEAQVRQMRREVAQLLEANQDMTARIRVEHVIREEKFMQAYDLLEVYCELIVARLSIIDSQKACPIDLKEAIASVIFGSMRCSDVTELADVRKQFTSKYGKEFATAALEVRPDSGVNRLVIEKLSAGAPDIQTKIKTLTSIAEEHNIKWEPKAFEEKLQKPNEDHLYGSATYSGGNISAMGSSTSSMSAPQPTYSGAPAATVESATSHVPMGPYSPADVSANRNSNVFSQENIRSDSNASVPPSSQHGASAYYSAQILGPNSISHGNTGDPPYPQYGATVPDTVSRNEEMNRQRERKPSVSGANWNVEFKDATSAAQAAAESAEMASIAARAAAQLASRGNYSGGQSTGDYEAAAYSHENTPRKQPAEHLAKDENRSFHDQSSGINDPRAMAYARKSSGRAETNRVENQNISTVHAPAQSQKIPTVNSPDQQFHSYSPESHVTHVYEMPTEPPHAHSPEPPHFDDLYERESSIGRSEVHPFDLPSGKLQETEPAERNVQDVEIRKPTFDQESTNDYYGNFSSSQDTFIYGSSSVWDQQNDKTRDSSSVVFDQYDSDVEENLLDTFSSKQTEQTPAVQDHVGFTTADWSQQHRSESPNHRTSMLFSRTETQQSDNLGANRRDVPSPRPYDSLPPTFDSDGGSSDEEIDTTRTESLKSASGLNKEASRISGKVVPDVKESIGDYEPSSSKKYMASPGLNLSYKEKHSGGTGGSPISNYLGVQAPGHFNRVQSRDSDLSDEETELDKFNSAFSPKANENQSSPFAIQTSSTSDDKEGDLGLNFGRLTPGLRNKPRQPPPYTKNSRENILPSQSLPKASVSTEESVDSEENTSFVQNRSSPKSSLSTRTSSGGNYNSELYGRNQIVGTRREARSTVARNFFDSDDTDKLSKQSINPSSPTTKSSEPVNSTQELYHEKPGTGARWEMRSRMARHYFDSEDSEEELEQQQTTQPKRSGVQIQSHRTRDVTSDTKRDGHVRTGAQYAEETESLRKESKAPQPNNSSTEQRRVAVQRSSPEDEHVESPMAARGKSQEAEISRSFVPRNVGNTETSAGTPKESTSKTPPAHVHPKLPTDYDSFAAHFMSLRTNRR, translated from the exons ATGCACAAGAGCAAGGGGAAGCTCTCCGGCGTCCTGCACAAGGGCTTCAAGCCCGACAAGTG CAAGACGTCGCTGCGGATGGCGGTGGCGCGGATCAAGCTGCTGCGGAACCGGAAGGAGGCGCAGGTGCGCCAGATGCGCCGCGAGGTCGCGCAGCTGCTCGAGGCCAACCAGGACATGACCGCGCGCATCAGG GTTGAACATGTCATAAGGGAAGAGAAGTTCATGCAAGCATATGACTTGCTTGAAGTATACTGTGAACTTATAGTGGCACGTCTGTCCATCATTGACTCACAGAA GGCTTGCCCCATTGATCTGAAGGAGGCAATAGCGAGTGTTATATTTGGATCTATGAGGTGTTCAGATGTCACAGAACTAGCAGATGTCCGGAAGCAGTTCACAAGCAAGTACGGAAAAGAGTTTGCTACAGCAGCCCTTGAAGTGCGCCCTGACAGTGGCGTAAATCGTCTG GTAATTGAGAAACTGTCAGCAGGAGCACCTGATATACAGACCAAAATCAAAACCTTGACCTCAATTGCGGAGGAGCACAACATCAAATGGGAGCCAAAAGCTTTTGAGGAGAAATTGCAGAAGCCAAATGAAGATCATCTA TATGGGTCTGCAACATATTCTGGAGGAAACATTTCAGCTATGGGGTCATCTACTTCTAGCATGTCAGCACCACAGCCCACGTACTCTGGTGCTCCAGCGGCGACTGTGGAGTCAGCCACTTCTCATGTGCCAATGGGACCTTATTCGCCTGCAGATGTCTCAGCAAATAGAAATTCTAATGTTTTCTCACAAGAAAACATTCGGAGTGATTCCAATGCTTCAGTGCCCCCTAGCTCCCAACATGGTGCATCTGCCTACTATTCGGCACAAATTCTTGGTCCTAACAGTATCTCACATGGAAATACTGGGGATCCGCCTTATCCTCAATATGGCGCAACAGTCCCAG ACACAGTATCCAGGAATGAAGAGATGAATCGGCAGAGGGAAAGAAAACCGTCGGTGAGTGGTGCCAATTGGAATGTGGAATTCAAGGATGCAACATCTGCTgcacaggcagcagcagagtctgCAGAGATGGCAAGTATTGCTGCTAGAGCTGCTGCTCAACTTGCTAGTCGTGGAAACTATTCTGGAGGCCAAAGTACTGGGGATTATGAGGCAGCTGCATACAGTCATGAAAATACACCAAGGAAGCAACCGGCTGAGCATTTAGCAAAGGATGAGAACAGGAGTTTTCATGACCAGAGTTCAGGTATAAATGATCCAAGGGCAATGGCGTATGCAAGAAAAAGTTCTGGAAGAGCAGAAACAAATCGTGTTGAAAACCAGAATATATCAACAGTTCATGCCCCAGCTCAAAGCCAGAAGATACCAACAGTTAATTCCCCAGATCAACAATTCCACTCTTACAGTCCTGAAAGTCATGTTACTCATGTATATGAAATGCCAACTGAACCACCTCATGCTCATTCACCTGAGCCTCCCCATTTCGATGATTTATATGAGAGAGAAAGCAGCATTGGAAGATCTGAAGTTCATCCATTTGATTTACCTAGTGGAAAGTTGCAAGAAACTGAACCTGCTGAGCGCAATGTCCAGGATGTGGAGATCAGGAAGCCTACCTTTGATCAGGAGAGCACAAATGACTACTATGGCAATTTCAGTTCTTCCcaagatacatttatttatGGCAGCAGTTCTGTTTGGGACCAGCAGAATGACAAAACTCGTGACTCTTCATCTGTTGTCTTTGATCAATATGATTCtgatgttgaagagaatttGTTGGATACTTTCTCCTCAAAGCAAACTGAACAGACACCTGCTGTCCAAGATCACGTGGGATTCACAACTGCAGATTGGAGTCAACAACATAGAAGTGAATCTCCTAACCATAGAACTTCAATGCTATTTTCCAGGACTGAAACGCAACAATCTGATAACTTAGGAGCGAACAGAAGGGATGTTCCTTCACCTCGTCCTTATGATAGCTTGCCCCCTACATTTGATTCAGATGGTGGTAGTTCTGATGAGGAGATAGACACGACACGTACGGAATCTTTGAAGTCTGCTTCTGGCCTAAACAAAGAAGCTAGCAGAATTTCTGGAAAGGTTGTCCCTGATGTTAAAGAAAGTATTGGAGATTATGAGCCTAGCTCCAGCAAGAAATACATGGCATCACCTGGTCTTAATCTATCATACAAGGAGAAACACAGCGGTGGAACTGGTGGTTCACCCATATCTAATTATTTAGGGGTACAGGCACCGGGACACTTTAACCGTGTACAAAGCCGAGATTCTGATCTTTCTGATGAAGAAACTGAGCTAGATAAATTTAATAGTGCATTCTCACCAAAAGCAAATGAGAATCAGTCCTCGCCTTTTGCCATTCAGACTTCATCAACATCTGATGATAAGGAAGGTGATCTTGGCCTCAACTTTGGAAGATTAACTCCTGGACTAAGAAACAAACCCAGGCAACCTCCACCATACACCAAAAATTCTAGGGAGAATATACTGCCAAGCCAGTCCTTGCCTAAGGCTTCTGTGAGCACTGAAGAGTCAGTTGATTCGGAAGAGAATACTTCATTTGTACAGAACAGAAGTAGCCCCAAAAGCTCACTCTCAACCAGGACTTCTTCAGGTGGAAATTACAATAGTGAACTTTATGGCAGGAATCAAATTGTTGGAACACGTAGGGAAGCAAGATCAACAGTGGCAAGAAATTTCTTTGATTCAGATGATACAGATAAGCTATCCAAACAATCTATTAATCCAAGTTCTCCCACAACTAAGAGTTCCGAACCTGTGAATTCCACTCAAGAGCTTTATCATGAAAAACCAGGTACTGGAGCCCGCTGGGAAATGAGATCAAGAATGGCTAGACATTATTTTGATTCAGAAGACAGTGAAGAAGAACTAGAGCAACAGCAGACTACTCAGCCAAAGCGGTCTGGAGTGCAGATACAATCACACAGAACACGTGATGTAACATCAGACACAAAGAGAGATGGTCATGTCCGAACTGGAGCACAATATGCTGAAGAAACCGAAAGCTTGAGAAAGGAGTCAAAAGCCCCTCAACCGAACAACTCAAGTACTGAACAAAGGAGGGTTGCAGTACAGCGCTCTTCACCTGAAGATGAGCATGTTGAATCACCGATGGCGGCTAGAGGGAAGTCTCAAGAAGCTGAGATCAGTAGAAGCTTTGTTCCACGAAATGTAGGAAACACCGAAACCTCAGCAGGAACTCCGAAAGAAAGCACCTCCAAGACACCCCCTGCACATGTTCACCCCAAGCTTCCTACAGACTACGATTCATTTGCTGCACATTTTATGTCGCTTCGAACAAACCGCCGCTAG
- the LOC120707780 gene encoding 60S ribosomal protein L28-1-like gives MATVPDSLIWEIVRKNNSFLVKQFGKGNGNAKVQFSKEPNNLYNVHSYKHSGLANKKTVTVQPASGKEIAVVLLTTKTKKQNKPASLNHKSVMRKEFRKMAKAVKNQVGDNYYRPDLTKPALARLSAVYRSLQIAKSGVKKKNRQAN, from the exons ATGGCGACGGTTCCTGATTCTCTGATCTGGGAGATCGTGAGGAAGAATAACTCCTTCCTGGTCAAGCAGTTTGGCAAGGGCAATGGCAATGCCAAGGTTCAGTTCAGCAAGGAGCCTAACAACCTCTACAATGTCCACTCCTACAAGCACTCTG gccttgccaacaagaaGACCGTGACTGTGCAACCAGCCAGTGGCAAGGAGATAGCGGTGGTCCTCTTGACAACCAAGACAAAGAAGCAGAACAAGCCTGCCAGCCTCAACCACAAGTCTGTCATGCGCAAGGAATTCCGCAAGATGGCCAAGGCTGTCAAGAACCAG GTCGGTGACAATTACTACAGGCCTGATCTTACCAAGCCAGCTCTTGCAAGGCTGAGCGCAGTGTACCGCAGCCTCCAGATTGCCAAGTCTGGtgtcaagaagaagaacagGCAGGCGAACTAA
- the LOC120707782 gene encoding uncharacterized protein LOC120707782 produces the protein MSVGEKTVEASANDGGGSQPKAPPSRGSARFERLLSGLGAGPLVDVEPDKVKDEIRRWAKKVAALVRQLSLGAWPEKSDGSSEHQGASDDTSAG, from the coding sequence ATGTCGGTCGGCGAGAAGACGGTCGAGGCGTCGGccaacgacggcggcggcagccagccgaaggcgccgccgtcccgcgggAGCGCCCGGTTCGAGCGCCTCCTGTCCGGGCTGGGCGCCGGTCCGCTCGTGGACGTGGAGCCTGACAAGGTCAAGGACGAGATCCGGCGATGGGCCAAGaaggtggcggcgctggtgcgCCAGCTCAGCCTCGGCGCCTGGCCGGAGAAGAGCGACGGCTCGTCGGAGCACCAGGGCGCGAGCGATGATACGTCCGCAGGCTGA
- the LOC120707774 gene encoding anoctamin-like protein Os01g0706700, with translation MGAGRGEGEGAVEEEATGYEVGIVVPKLSRGAAAGPAEDCVARLVRELEGAGLLVERVRGVPAEFIKLAAPMGTLGRAAAEMQMKKLTYIGMELQFEWDQVAAFVRQPDGSLFSWRERYCCFRYLIYGIVNKTNSEITLKFDDKEFHWKQNESLLTRLESEGVVKLVFPLHDEIKRKQLLRNWALNWLDFTWQPIDDIYSYFGTKIATYFAFLGMYTQWLFFPAFFGLATQFIDFGSLQWLVLPAFFIFVISWAVFFLQFWKRKNSALLARWGINCSLSEYKNMGNELNSFGDSLTIEEKKFDDVSAEKRKLQRNEWFGVLLRIRNNAIIVLAIICLQLPFELAYAHLYEITETEVMRYLLTAIYLVAIQYYTRIGGKVSVNLIKYENNQGEESSSASLVYKVFGLYFMQSYIGLFYHASLYRDILALRQVLIQRLIVSQVLENLIENSIPYLKYSYKKYIAVHKKKHERESPSGKSVRLSTRVEKEYLKPSYTASIGAELEDGLFDDFLELTLQFGMIMMFACAFPLIFCFAALNNATEIRADALKLLVMLRRPVPRAAATIGAWLNIFQFLVVMAICTNCLLLVCLYDAEGNWRIEPGLAAILIMEHALLLIKFGFSHFVPEEPAWVKANRVRYVAQAQIVCSKQLLKSISKLDAKLD, from the exons ATGGGGGCGGggcgaggggaaggggaaggggccgtggaggaggaggccacgGGGTACGAGGTGGGCATCGTGGTGCCCAAGCTCTCCCGCGGCGCCGCGGCAGGGCCCGCCGAGGACTGCGTGGCGCGGCTGGTGCGGGAGCTCGAGGGCGCCGGGCTGCTCGTCGAGCGCGTCCGCGGCGTCCCCGCCGAGTTCATCAAG CTGGCTGCGCCAATGGGGACCCTGGGGAGAGCGGCTGCGGAGATGCAGATGAAGAAGCTAACCTACATCG GAATGGAGCTGCAGTTTGAATGGGACCAGGTCGCAGCATTTGTCAGGCAGCCAGATGGGTCCCTGTTCAGCTGGAGAGAGCGATATTGCTGCTTCCGTTACTTGATATATGGCATA GTGAACAAGACAAACTCTGAAATCACTCTTAAATTTGATGACAAGGAGTTCCATTGGAAGCAAAATGAATCACTATTGACAAGGCTGGAATCTGAAGGAGTTGTAAAGCTAGTGTTTCCTTTGCATG ATGAAATTAAAAGGAAGCAACTCCTGAGGAATTGGGCACTCAATTGGCTTGACTTCACATGGCAACCTATTGATGACATTTACTCCTACTTCGGAACCAAG ATTGCCACATACTTTGCATTCCTAGGAATGTATACACAATGGCTTTTCTTCCCAGCTTTTTTCGGACTGGCAACTCAATTTATAGATTTTGG GTCATTGCAGTGGTTGGTTCTTCCTGCTTTCTTTATCTTTGTTATTTCTTGGGCAGTCTTCTTTTTGCAATTTTGGAAACGAAAGAATTCAGCACTTCTTGCAAG ATGGGGTATAAATTGTTCATTATCTGAGTACAAAAATATGGGCAATGAACTTAACTCCTTCGGTGATTCTCTTACTATTGAGGAAAAGAAGTTTGATGATGTATCTGCTGAGAAAAGAAAGTTGCAAAGGAATGAATGGTTTGGTGTCCTCCTTAGAATAAGGAACAATGCTATCATTGTGTTGGCTATCATTTGTCTTCAGCTGCCATTTGAGTTGGCATATGCTCATCTATACGAGATTACAGAAACTGAGGTGATGAG ATATTTGCTGACTGCTATATATCTTGTTGCGATTCAGTATTACACCAGAATTGGTGGCAAGGTATCTGTCAATTTGATAAAGTATGAAAACAACCAAGGAGAAGAATCTAGTTCTGCTAGCTTAGTTTATAAG GTCTTTGGCCTTTACTTTATGCAGTCATATATTGGGTTATTTTACCATGCTTCATTGTATCGTGATATACTGGCCCTCCGGCAAGTTCTCATCCAGCGTCTCATTGTGTCCCAG GTATTAGAAAATCTGATTGAGAATTCCATTCCTTACCTCAAGTACAGCTATAAAAAGTACATAGCTGTCCA CAAGAAAAAGCATGAGAGAGAATCACCCTCAGGAAAGTCAGTCCGGTTATCAACAAGAGTGGAGAAAGAATATTTAAAACCCTCTTATACTGCGAGCATTGGAGCAGAACTTGAAGATGGTTTATTTGATG ATTTTCTGGAGCTAACTCTACAGTTTGGAATGATCATGATGTTTGCATGTGCATTTCCGCTGATTTTCTGTTTTGCAGCTCTG AACAATGCTACTGAAATCAGAGCAGATGCATTGAAATTATTGGTCATGTTGAGAAGGCCTGTCCCCCGTGCTGCAGCTACAATCGGAGCATGGTTGAATATATTCCAG TTCTTGGTGGTAATGGCAATATGCACAAACTGCTTGCTTCTTGTTTGTCTCTATGACGCGGAGGGAAACTGGAGGATTGAGCCAGGACTTGCAGCAATCCTCATAATGGAGCATGCTCTCCTCTTAATCAAGTTTGGTTTCTCACACTTCGTGCCTGAG GAGCCTGCGTGGGTGAAAGCAAATCGAGTGCGATACGTAGCTCAGGCACAAATTGTCTGCTCCAAACAACTTTTGAAGAGCATTTCAAAATTGGACGCAAAACTGGACTGA
- the LOC120707776 gene encoding jacalin-related lectin 19-like produces MQPAQQRRMVASSKVIKVGPWGGRGGSPWDDGPHRGVRSITVTYGRFLESMRVEYADRNGRPVLGEKHGGGTARSLSAKIELDFPYEFVTGVSGCYGAAHGGAPPVVRSLAFATSRGAAHGPFGDADAGGVPFAYPMEGGVVVGFAGRSGWHLDALGLHVAALRAETLSDVVQERGLAAYRSFVYGDDGGGATRRQDKKKPFEWCYK; encoded by the exons ATG CAACCGGCTCAGCAGAGAAGGATGGTCGCGTCGAGCAAGGTGATCAAGGTCGGGCCgtggggcggccgcggcgggagcCCGTGGGACGACGGCCCGCACCGCGGCGTCCGGAGCATCACCGTCACGTACGGCCGGTTCCTGGAGTCGATGCGGGTGGAGTACGCCGACAGGAACGGCCGCCCGGTCCTCGGCGAGAAGCACGGCGGCGGGACGGCGCGCAGCCTCTCCGCCAAG ATCGAGCTGGACTTCCCGTACGAGTTCGTGACGGGCGTGAGCGGGTGCTAcggcgcggcgcacggcggggcgCCGCCGGTGGTGCGCTCGCTGGCGTTCGCGACGAGCCGGGGGGCGGCGCACGGCCCGTTCGGGGACGCGGACGCGGGCGGGGTGCCGTTCGCGTACCCGATGGAGGGGGGCGTGGTGGTCGGGTTCGCGGGGCGGAGCGGCTGGCACCTCGACGCGCTGGGCCTCCACGTCGCGGCGCTGCGGGCCGAGACGCTCTCCGACGTGGTGCAGGAGCGCGGCCTCGCGGCGTACCGCTCCTTCGTctacggcgacgacggcggcggggcgacgcgTCGGCAGGACAAGAAGAAGCCGTTCGAGTGGTGCTACAAGTAG